The following proteins are co-located in the Apium graveolens cultivar Ventura chromosome 5, ASM990537v1, whole genome shotgun sequence genome:
- the LOC141659043 gene encoding uncharacterized protein LOC141659043 → MADWGPVLIAVLLFVLLSPGLLFQLPGRGRVVEFGNMHTSGLSILVHTIIYFGIITILLIAIGIHIHTD, encoded by the coding sequence atgGCAGATTGGGGACCAGTGTTGATAGCGGTGTTGTTGTTTGTGCTGTTGTCTCCGGGGTTGTTGTTTCAGTTGCCTGGAAGAGGTAGAGTGGTGGAGTTTGGAAACATGCATACAAGTGGGCTTTCTATTTTGGTTCATACCATCATCtattttggcatcatcaccatCCTTCTCATTGCCATCGGCATTCACATCCATACTGACTAG
- the LOC141659042 gene encoding uncharacterized protein LOC141659042: protein MMTRQDQQSRVFHELSALILNILRSPPSPIQFSDHSPATSRRSSLPQLTPAGFASLLLGISLALMLCGSVTFFIGFLLMPWVIGLVMVFYFVGIVSSLSMIGRAIFCYTLSPPSPRKDVPAWKLL, encoded by the exons ATGATGACTAGACAAGATCAACAATCTAGGGTTTTCCACGAGCTCTCTGCTTTGATTCTCAACATCCTCCGATCTCCGCCTTCTCCGATTCAGTTTTCCGATCATTCTCCGGCCACTTCTCGCCGTTCCTCGTTGCCGCAGCTTACGCCCGCCGGATTCGCGTCGTTGCTGTTAGGAATATCGTTAGCGTTGATGTTGTGTGGCTCCGTCACTTTTTTTATTGGTTTTTTGTTGATGCCTTGGGTTATTGGATTGGTCATGGTGTTTTATTTCGTCGGAATTGTTTCCAGTTTATCGATGATCGGTCGTGCAATTTTTTGTTACACCTTGTCGCCTCCTTCGCCTCGGAAAGATGTTCCCG CTTGGAAACTCCTATGA